TGCTGGCAATGGCGTAGTTCCAGAACAGATAGGACAGAAGTGATGCACCGACACCGATATACAGGATCGCCCCCATAACGTGTGGTGCGGGCATGACTGGCGGTGCGTATGTCCATTCCCACAATACCCACGGAAGAAGCATAATCCAGCCGAGAATAAAGTTTGCACCAAGATATGCTGTAGGCAACAGCGCCACCGGCTTGCGTCGGACTAGTATTGTGTAGACTGCAAAAATAAGCGTGGCGAACAGCATCAACAGATCGCCTTCATTAAACTGCAATTGCAGTAATAAACCAAGATCACCGCGGGTTGTGAGCAGCACAACACCGCATATAGAAAGCACAACACCACACAGACGGGCGAGCGTAATTCGATCCTTTAAAAAAATATGCGCGAGAATGATAATGAAAACCGGAGAAAAAATGGCAATCAACGACAGGTTCAATGCGGTTGTCTTATGCCCTGCAATATAAATTAATGTGTTAAAGACTGTAACACCAAGAAATGCAGTAGGGACTAAGTGACGCAAACTTGCAAGCAACTCTGCACGCTGGCGGTACAATGCAGTCATTGCAAAC
This sequence is a window from Halodesulfovibrio aestuarii DSM 17919 = ATCC 29578. Protein-coding genes within it:
- a CDS encoding DMT family transporter codes for the protein MNLPSQLARYGGCLFALMATVIWSGNFIVARGLSSEIAPVTLAFCRWTTATVVLLPFAMTALYRQRAELLASLRHLVPTAFLGVTVFNTLIYIAGHKTTALNLSLIAIFSPVFIIILAHIFLKDRITLARLCGVVLSICGVVLLTTRGDLGLLLQLQFNEGDLLMLFATLIFAVYTILVRRKPVALLPTAYLGANFILGWIMLLPWVLWEWTYAPPVMPAPHVMGAILYIGVGASLLSYLFWNYAIASIGPSKAGIVYYSLPLFCGLEAWLILGEAVTWVHGVSGLLIVCGIFIANRQ